The following proteins are co-located in the Methanoregula sp. UBA64 genome:
- a CDS encoding nitroreductase family protein, which yields MSAIIVEKDLCTRCGICSEVCPMGIIVPAKEENPEAVPETSADACIRCGHCEVFCPAGAITVNDRPAEKEPLPAGAGEIPAETLALYLKSRRSVRCYAKKPVPKEKILQVLDVARYAASGGNGQQVQWLVVHNKENVRRLAGLTVDWMRTIKNSSHPMSGYVPGLIAAWDAGIDPICRGAPHLVVAHIPEHNPVASVDAFIALTHFDIAAPAFGIGACWAGFLSMAARSSYGPLLEALDLPAGREYSYSLFFGTPKYRTRGIPRRNPLKVTWG from the coding sequence ATGTCTGCAATTATCGTTGAAAAGGATCTCTGCACCCGGTGCGGGATCTGTTCGGAAGTCTGCCCGATGGGAATAATCGTCCCGGCAAAAGAAGAGAACCCCGAAGCCGTCCCGGAGACCAGCGCGGATGCCTGCATCCGCTGCGGGCACTGCGAGGTGTTCTGCCCGGCCGGGGCGATTACCGTAAACGACCGGCCCGCCGAGAAGGAACCTCTCCCGGCCGGTGCCGGGGAGATCCCGGCCGAGACCCTTGCCCTCTACCTGAAGAGCCGCCGGTCCGTCCGCTGCTATGCAAAAAAACCGGTCCCAAAAGAGAAGATCCTGCAGGTGCTCGATGTTGCCCGGTACGCTGCATCGGGAGGGAACGGCCAGCAGGTGCAGTGGCTGGTGGTCCATAATAAAGAGAACGTCCGCCGGCTCGCCGGCCTGACCGTGGACTGGATGCGGACAATAAAGAACAGCAGCCACCCGATGAGCGGCTATGTCCCGGGCCTGATTGCTGCATGGGACGCCGGTATCGATCCCATCTGCCGCGGGGCGCCTCACCTTGTCGTTGCCCACATCCCGGAACATAACCCGGTTGCCTCGGTAGATGCATTCATCGCGCTTACCCATTTCGACATCGCCGCACCGGCATTTGGCATCGGGGCCTGCTGGGCCGGGTTCCTCTCGATGGCTGCCCGGTCGTCGTACGGGCCGCTCCTTGAGGCGCTCGACCTGCCTGCGGGCCGCGAGTACTCCTACAGCCTGTTCTTCGGCACCCCGAAGTACAGGACCCGCGGGATCCCGCGCCGGAACCCGCTGAAGGTGACGTGGGGATAG